The Psychrobacter sp. LV10R520-6 genome includes a region encoding these proteins:
- a CDS encoding esterase/lipase family protein yields the protein MRDGIKINSQRLNNWLEQHHHPDQPIDLIGHSLGGLIIRDFVCHYPQWQIGRCVTLGTPHVGSICADYIWRLTPAVVGKSYIDALDGTVAPLPEHITLGIIAGNRPKGLGQLFLQYHNRKLRKADSPLLDDHLIHNGTVYLKETKLEAATDHLIMPVSHTGMLIDAAVAEQTGYFLQQGMFKR from the coding sequence ATGCGTGATGGTATAAAAATAAATAGCCAACGTCTCAATAATTGGCTTGAGCAACATCATCATCCTGACCAGCCGATAGACCTTATCGGTCATAGCTTGGGTGGACTTATTATCCGGGATTTTGTTTGTCACTATCCGCAATGGCAGATTGGACGCTGCGTGACACTCGGCACACCGCATGTTGGTAGTATTTGTGCTGATTATATTTGGCGGTTGACGCCTGCTGTGGTAGGAAAATCGTATATTGACGCCTTAGATGGGACGGTAGCGCCATTACCTGAGCATATCACTTTGGGTATAATTGCGGGAAACCGCCCCAAGGGTTTGGGGCAATTGTTTCTGCAGTATCATAACCGCAAATTACGTAAAGCAGATAGTCCGCTGCTGGATGACCATCTTATACATAATGGCACAGTGTATTTGAAAGAGACCAAACTTGAAGCGGCTACTGACCACCTAATTATGCCAGTGTCGCATACAGGCATGTTAATCGATGCTGCCGTTGCTGAGCAAACCGGATATTTCTTACAGCAGGGAATGTTTAAAAGGTAA
- a CDS encoding ribonuclease D — MSDHSDLSASANSSSSSETADSINVTDNSQPNKSPDSNSAVLLSELDIDALLDVADDLPVTWIKEQYQLDEVIDALEGCGRVALDTEFIKRDTYYPRLALVQLNTGGHIYLVDAPQLQLNELWQALSEVDVAIWHACGEDLGIFYLLSGCPPLTNIFDTQIALSYLTGQLQMGYQQALDDQLDMHIDKEQSQSDWLMRPLSDEQEQYAIDDVRFLPALYLSLEHALKSQGLFDYVWADCQLYAHDLYQAQHVEDEAMYLTMADYRYNSQQMAILQAVATWREGLARATNQPRTFVIKKQAVREIITEKPSNMRELAHKTTIHRSMLRLYGDELMKVINDAKMLAPVEHPLCLLPPYRSKNKVLSKAVQEAVDKQSEQIGVPANVLMRKKWLGQLYEVIAFDKDLGELPQGLKGWRNEWVTQILIPVIEMHKVELKQGMGINV; from the coding sequence GTGTCTGACCACTCTGATCTAAGCGCCTCAGCTAACTCTTCTTCATCCTCCGAAACGGCTGATTCTATTAATGTTACTGATAACAGTCAACCAAATAAATCTCCTGATTCAAATTCAGCAGTGTTGCTATCAGAGCTAGATATTGATGCGCTACTAGACGTAGCTGATGACCTGCCAGTGACTTGGATAAAAGAGCAGTACCAGCTCGATGAAGTTATTGATGCACTAGAAGGTTGCGGGCGGGTTGCATTAGATACTGAGTTTATTAAGCGCGATACTTACTATCCCCGTTTGGCACTGGTACAGCTAAATACTGGCGGTCATATTTATTTAGTAGACGCACCGCAGCTGCAACTGAATGAATTATGGCAAGCACTCAGCGAAGTTGATGTCGCCATCTGGCACGCTTGTGGTGAAGATTTGGGTATTTTTTACCTGTTGTCTGGCTGTCCACCATTAACCAATATTTTTGATACCCAGATTGCTTTGTCTTATTTGACTGGACAATTACAAATGGGCTATCAGCAAGCCCTTGATGATCAGCTAGATATGCACATTGATAAAGAGCAAAGCCAGTCTGATTGGCTTATGCGTCCGTTATCAGATGAGCAAGAGCAATACGCCATTGATGATGTACGCTTTTTGCCCGCCTTATATTTAAGTCTTGAACATGCGCTTAAGTCGCAAGGACTCTTTGACTATGTGTGGGCAGACTGCCAGCTGTACGCCCACGATCTATATCAGGCTCAGCATGTCGAAGATGAGGCCATGTATCTGACCATGGCGGATTACCGCTATAATTCGCAACAAATGGCTATCTTACAAGCGGTTGCTACTTGGCGTGAGGGACTGGCGCGCGCGACCAATCAACCCCGTACTTTTGTGATTAAAAAACAAGCGGTACGTGAGATTATCACTGAAAAGCCGAGCAATATGCGCGAGCTGGCCCATAAAACTACGATTCACCGAAGTATGCTGCGTCTGTATGGAGACGAGCTGATGAAGGTAATCAATGATGCAAAAATGCTGGCGCCTGTTGAGCATCCGCTTTGCCTATTGCCACCTTATCGCTCCAAAAATAAAGTTCTGTCAAAAGCCGTACAAGAAGCGGTGGATAAGCAGTCAGAGCAAATCGGTGTACCCGCTAATGTATTGATGCGTAAAAAATGGCTGGGTCAGCTGTATGAAGTCATTGCCTTTGATAAAGATCTAGGTGAGTTACCACAAGGGTTAAAGGGCTGGCGTAATGAATGGGTCACCCAAATATTGATACCGGTGATTGAGATGCATAAAGTTGAATTGAAACAAGGCATGGGTATTAACGTTTAA
- the recR gene encoding recombination mediator RecR — translation MLTAKFDQLVKQLRILPGVGQKSAQRMALHLLTKKRPQGMALAQALDEAMRDIVECQRCHSFSDDSICPLCQDPRRDDNLLCVVETAADVMAIEQTAGYRGRYFVLGGHLSPIDGISADDLNIEQLVWRVKQEPVEELILATGTTVEGQTTAHFISEAVSRHVNKVTRLAQGVPMGGELEYLDSMTLGQAMQNRSFL, via the coding sequence TTGCTTACAGCCAAATTTGATCAGCTGGTAAAACAGCTGCGTATTTTACCGGGTGTTGGTCAAAAGAGTGCCCAGCGTATGGCGTTACATCTGCTGACTAAAAAACGTCCCCAAGGGATGGCGCTTGCCCAAGCCCTTGATGAGGCGATGCGTGACATCGTTGAGTGTCAGCGCTGTCATAGCTTCAGTGACGATAGTATTTGTCCCCTATGCCAAGATCCAAGACGTGATGATAACTTATTATGCGTGGTCGAGACTGCTGCTGATGTAATGGCCATTGAGCAGACTGCTGGCTACCGTGGGCGCTATTTTGTGCTAGGTGGTCATCTGTCACCGATTGACGGTATTAGTGCGGATGATTTAAATATTGAGCAGCTGGTATGGCGAGTAAAGCAAGAGCCAGTAGAGGAGCTTATATTAGCGACCGGTACCACCGTTGAAGGCCAGACCACCGCGCACTTTATTAGTGAAGCGGTGAGCCGGCACGTGAACAAAGTCACCCGTTTAGCGCAAGGCGTGCCAATGGGCGGCGAGCTTGAATATCTTGATAGTATGACCCTTGGTCAAGCGATGCAAAATCGTTCTTTTCTATAA
- a CDS encoding YbaB/EbfC family nucleoid-associated protein — MNIQALMQQAQTMQKKVEANVETAKKELGNKEVHAEAGSGLVKVTMTGRHVVKRLTIDPSLLEDEPDMIEDLIAAAINDAVRQADELYEETMTGATQGMGLPPGMQGMF, encoded by the coding sequence ATGAATATTCAAGCATTGATGCAACAAGCACAAACCATGCAAAAGAAAGTCGAAGCCAATGTCGAGACCGCAAAAAAAGAGCTTGGCAATAAAGAAGTTCACGCAGAAGCGGGCAGTGGTTTGGTCAAAGTGACCATGACCGGTCGTCATGTGGTCAAGCGCTTAACTATTGATCCAAGCTTGTTAGAAGACGAGCCTGATATGATTGAAGACCTAATCGCCGCTGCTATTAATGATGCGGTACGTCAGGCGGATGAGTTATATGAAGAAACTATGACTGGCGCGACCCAAGGCATGGGTTTACCACCAGGTATGCAAGGTATGTTCTAA
- a CDS encoding O-succinylhomoserine sulfhydrylase, which produces MQTIAVRAGQHRTDEGEHSEPIFTTSSYVYTSAADAAAHFDGTKTGNVYSRHTNPSVRTFERRLAALENGERAVATASGMGAILTMCLAYLKAGDHLLAANQLFGSSIGLFNNYMAKFGVEVSYVDCFDNEAWANAVQPNTKVIYCESPSNPLAQICDIGYLSQLSKANDILLVVDNCFGTPALQRPLDLGADVVIHSATKYLDGQGRVLGGALVGSDKLMQEAFTVVRSGGISMSPFNAWVFTKGLETLKLRMQAHCANANQVAQFLVTHPNVSAVHFSGLSDHPSHELTKRQHHMKDGYGAIMGFEVKASDSTNVNDNPNNHDPKSAAWHVIDSTQMVSITNNLGDAKTTITHPATTTHFRLSPEARAEAGVKDGLIRLSVGLEDVEDIIKDLARGLDSL; this is translated from the coding sequence ATGCAGACCATTGCCGTGCGGGCAGGACAGCATCGTACTGACGAGGGCGAGCACTCAGAACCTATTTTTACTACCAGCTCTTATGTTTATACCTCAGCGGCTGATGCAGCAGCGCACTTTGATGGCACTAAGACCGGCAATGTCTATTCACGTCATACCAATCCCAGTGTGCGTACTTTTGAGCGCCGGCTAGCGGCTCTAGAAAATGGCGAGCGAGCGGTAGCAACGGCCTCAGGTATGGGCGCGATTTTGACCATGTGTTTAGCGTATCTAAAAGCTGGCGATCATCTGCTGGCCGCCAATCAATTATTTGGCTCATCTATTGGGCTATTTAATAATTACATGGCCAAGTTTGGCGTTGAGGTCAGCTATGTTGATTGTTTCGATAATGAGGCGTGGGCAAATGCGGTACAGCCCAATACTAAAGTCATCTATTGTGAAAGCCCCAGTAATCCATTAGCGCAGATTTGTGATATCGGCTATTTAAGCCAATTGTCAAAAGCCAATGATATCTTGCTAGTGGTTGATAATTGCTTTGGTACCCCAGCGTTGCAACGGCCGTTGGATTTAGGGGCTGACGTGGTTATTCATTCAGCTACCAAATATCTAGACGGTCAAGGCCGAGTACTGGGCGGCGCGTTGGTCGGTAGTGACAAGTTGATGCAAGAAGCCTTCACTGTGGTACGCTCAGGCGGTATCAGTATGAGCCCGTTTAATGCGTGGGTCTTTACTAAAGGACTCGAAACCCTCAAACTGCGCATGCAGGCGCACTGTGCCAATGCCAATCAAGTGGCGCAGTTTTTGGTCACTCATCCCAATGTTAGCGCTGTGCATTTCTCGGGACTAAGCGATCATCCGTCTCATGAATTGACCAAACGTCAGCATCATATGAAAGACGGCTATGGCGCAATTATGGGCTTTGAAGTCAAAGCGAGTGACAGTACCAATGTCAATGACAACCCCAACAATCACGATCCAAAGTCGGCCGCTTGGCATGTAATTGATTCCACCCAAATGGTTTCGATTACCAATAATCTAGGCGATGCGAAAACCACTATCACTCATCCTGCCACCACCACTCATTTCCGACTTAGTCCCGAAGCACGCGCTGAAGCGGGCGTTAAAGATGGTCTGATTCGTCTGTCGGTTGGTCTGGAAGATGTCGAAGATATTATCAAAGATTTGGCACGCGGTTTAGACAGTTTGTAA
- a CDS encoding phospholipase D family protein, whose product MSMLNIDPSNLSLSLALGLSLGLSGCQNLPKQPHLPESQNLSARVNALYQQNSTLKSEHSDNENNQDNPNGSAIDNTDLVSAISEQNNIHPDLSGYHPIVTGANAFAARSILTEMATRNIDVQYYIWHDDQVGHLLLKDLWKAAERGVIVRLLLDDFNSNAKLDQQLLRFASHPNIAVRIVNPLMHRKFQMLNFVTGLPRINRRMHNKSMIFDKQITIIGGRNIGNEYLSNDQNSQFADLDVLLIGKVVADIDNSFTSYWSAPIAFDIETLVTLDKGATSDFLAGLDKLDEDEKNNSRSSLAVYKTAIADSSIDTDLVNKRVPFRWTDMQFLSDDVGKLTKSVPANTNLVHQLRTLLGSPSKKLTIISSYFVPTKYGVSTLVQLADSGVDIKILTNSFDATDVTAVHSGYSQWRPALLRAGIKIYELKSTASEEKRGNKLWKARNQSSTSLHTKTFAIDDHQVFIGSYNVDPRSANINTEMGVIINDDELARQLHQALSDNLLSQAYEVKLMDNDQLQWHTVENEEKVIYNSEPRVGMSDHIWLTIMSWLPIDWLL is encoded by the coding sequence ATGTCGATGTTAAATATAGATCCAAGCAACCTATCGTTGAGTCTCGCGCTTGGACTATCCTTAGGTCTAAGCGGATGTCAAAACTTGCCCAAGCAGCCACATTTACCTGAAAGTCAAAACTTATCGGCACGAGTAAATGCTCTATACCAGCAAAATAGCACGCTAAAAAGTGAGCACTCTGACAACGAGAACAACCAAGATAACCCTAATGGCTCGGCGATTGATAATACTGACTTGGTGTCGGCCATCAGTGAGCAAAACAATATACATCCTGACCTGTCTGGCTATCATCCTATTGTAACCGGTGCTAATGCTTTTGCCGCGCGTAGTATATTAACAGAAATGGCCACACGCAATATCGACGTACAATATTATATTTGGCACGATGATCAGGTCGGTCATCTGCTACTCAAAGATTTATGGAAAGCCGCTGAGCGCGGAGTTATCGTGCGCTTATTGCTCGATGACTTTAATAGCAATGCCAAACTTGACCAGCAATTATTACGTTTTGCTAGTCACCCCAATATCGCGGTACGCATTGTTAATCCGCTGATGCACCGCAAATTTCAAATGCTGAACTTTGTTACTGGTCTACCCCGTATTAATCGGCGCATGCACAATAAAAGCATGATTTTTGATAAACAAATCACCATTATCGGTGGGCGCAATATTGGTAATGAATACCTCAGTAATGATCAAAACAGCCAATTCGCTGATTTAGATGTGCTGCTCATTGGTAAGGTAGTGGCAGATATTGACAACAGCTTTACCAGCTACTGGTCAGCGCCGATAGCATTCGATATTGAGACCCTTGTGACCCTTGATAAAGGAGCAACCAGTGACTTTTTAGCGGGTTTAGATAAGCTAGATGAAGATGAAAAGAATAACTCACGTAGCAGTTTAGCAGTTTATAAAACCGCTATTGCAGATTCTTCTATCGATACAGACTTGGTCAATAAGCGCGTGCCCTTTCGTTGGACAGATATGCAGTTTTTAAGTGACGATGTCGGAAAATTGACCAAATCTGTCCCTGCCAATACCAATTTGGTACACCAGCTTCGTACCTTATTAGGTAGCCCCTCTAAGAAACTAACCATTATATCTTCCTACTTTGTACCGACCAAATATGGGGTTAGTACGCTAGTACAATTGGCTGATTCCGGTGTTGATATTAAGATTTTGACCAACTCTTTTGATGCCACTGATGTGACCGCGGTTCATTCTGGCTATAGCCAATGGCGACCTGCGCTGTTGCGAGCAGGTATCAAAATCTACGAGCTAAAATCAACGGCCAGTGAAGAAAAACGCGGAAACAAACTGTGGAAAGCACGCAACCAATCCTCAACCAGCCTACATACGAAAACCTTTGCCATTGATGATCACCAAGTATTTATCGGCTCCTATAACGTTGATCCTCGCTCTGCTAACATCAATACCGAGATGGGGGTAATTATTAACGATGACGAGTTGGCGCGGCAATTGCATCAAGCGCTTAGCGATAATTTATTAAGCCAAGCTTATGAAGTTAAGTTAATGGATAATGATCAACTACAATGGCATACCGTTGAGAATGAAGAAAAGGTCATTTATAATTCCGAGCCACGCGTTGGCATGTCCGATCATATCTGGCTTACGATCATGTCATGGTTGCCTATTGATTGGCTGCTATAG
- a CDS encoding MFS transporter — protein MPSRSEYALMSSIDRNMVLFICFSSAIAFFDFLIYLYIADTVALAFFPANIDPNVNKLQGFGLFAVGYLARPLGGIIFSGYGDTKGRKPVLLISMLVTASSLLAMALLPTYAQWGLLAPALFILLRLIQGMAFGVYVPLAWVFVAEHVPRQYLSAGCSYVTASLFVGVLFSNAFFVWLNANMTAEQLVDYGWRLPFFVAAILSFLPLLAWRFIHESPFFVEMVTSKSSSDGAKPFSLLFQYCKHSIFIAMLLTFIVSSITIVVVLLLPDLIALRFAPNSDLFELSHSLGIVFMIFGCVFYGLISNYQNFGKILTIGSVLLIGQIFAFYYHLDAGGDYILIMYALLGFCAGIVGMVPAILVQLFPTNVRLTGLAFSYNITYAIVGGLVPFALGYVTMFVSFTPALYIAFVGLIGIIMGLYFYNLPEFKQIDELI, from the coding sequence ATGCCCTCCCGTTCTGAATATGCACTAATGTCTTCTATAGACAGAAATATGGTGTTGTTTATCTGTTTTAGCAGCGCTATCGCGTTTTTCGACTTTTTGATTTATTTATATATTGCAGATACAGTCGCTTTAGCTTTTTTCCCTGCTAATATTGACCCTAACGTCAATAAGCTGCAGGGGTTTGGGCTGTTTGCTGTTGGTTATTTGGCACGCCCACTTGGTGGGATTATTTTTAGCGGTTATGGCGATACTAAAGGCCGCAAACCGGTACTATTGATTAGTATGCTTGTTACCGCTAGTAGCTTGCTGGCAATGGCATTGTTACCAACATACGCCCAATGGGGGTTATTGGCACCCGCTTTATTTATTTTACTACGACTCATACAAGGTATGGCGTTTGGTGTCTATGTCCCGCTTGCATGGGTCTTCGTTGCAGAACATGTGCCGCGGCAATATTTGTCGGCTGGCTGTAGCTACGTAACCGCCAGTCTCTTTGTGGGTGTATTATTCTCTAACGCCTTTTTTGTATGGCTTAACGCTAACATGACTGCTGAGCAGCTGGTCGATTATGGCTGGCGTTTGCCGTTCTTTGTGGCGGCAATACTGAGTTTTTTACCGTTATTAGCCTGGCGTTTTATTCATGAATCACCCTTTTTCGTTGAGATGGTAACCTCAAAGTCTAGTAGCGACGGCGCAAAGCCATTTTCTCTACTCTTTCAGTATTGCAAGCATTCTATATTCATCGCTATGCTGCTGACATTTATTGTATCTAGTATTACTATAGTAGTGGTACTACTGTTACCAGATTTGATTGCGCTACGTTTTGCACCAAATAGTGATTTGTTTGAGCTTTCACACAGTCTTGGCATTGTATTTATGATTTTCGGCTGTGTCTTTTATGGGCTAATCTCTAATTATCAAAATTTCGGTAAAATTCTCACTATTGGCTCGGTGCTATTAATCGGTCAAATATTTGCTTTTTATTACCATCTGGATGCAGGTGGTGACTATATCTTAATCATGTATGCCCTCTTAGGGTTTTGTGCGGGCATTGTCGGTATGGTGCCAGCCATTTTAGTGCAGCTGTTCCCAACCAACGTACGTCTAACAGGCTTGGCATTTTCTTACAATATAACTTACGCTATCGTCGGCGGTTTAGTGCCCTTTGCTCTCGGCTACGTCACTATGTTCGTAAGTTTCACACCCGCATTATATATTGCGTTTGTGGGCCTTATCGGGATAATCATGGGGCTTTATTTTTATAATTTACCCGAGTTTAAACAAATTGATGAGTTGATTTAG
- the dusA gene encoding tRNA dihydrouridine(20/20a) synthase DusA, with translation MTDLMRDKRLSVAPMIDWTTTDYRYFARLFNPQVFLYTEMISTGALLHGNRTRHLRFDAREHPLVLQLGGADINEMTQCAEFAQQHGYDEVNINVGCPSDRVQHNKIGACLMAEPATVADLVKHMQAAVDIPVTVKHRIGIDDFDSYEFMADFVRTVADAGCTHFIVHARTAWLQGLSPKQNRDIPPLRYDDVYRLKQDFPALTIEINGGIETIEDIQAHLQQVDGVMIGRAFYHNPYLLAQTNILWGQPVPKRSEILAQLYPHLSQQVAQGEPLSTMARHYLGLFQGLTGARRWRQALSGKPHLTIEDIERAADEVLQLNPDA, from the coding sequence ATGACTGACTTAATGAGAGATAAGCGCCTATCGGTTGCGCCGATGATTGACTGGACGACAACTGACTATCGTTATTTTGCGCGCCTGTTTAACCCGCAAGTGTTCTTATATACCGAGATGATTAGTACTGGAGCGCTGTTACATGGTAATCGCACGCGTCACCTGCGCTTCGATGCGCGCGAGCATCCCCTTGTACTCCAGCTTGGCGGTGCTGATATTAATGAGATGACTCAATGTGCTGAATTTGCCCAACAGCATGGTTATGATGAGGTTAATATCAATGTTGGCTGTCCCTCTGATCGCGTACAACATAATAAAATTGGCGCTTGTTTAATGGCAGAGCCTGCTACCGTCGCAGATTTGGTTAAACACATGCAAGCGGCGGTTGATATTCCGGTGACTGTCAAGCATCGTATTGGTATTGACGATTTTGACAGTTATGAGTTTATGGCGGATTTCGTACGAACTGTTGCTGATGCGGGATGTACGCACTTTATTGTCCATGCGCGCACTGCATGGTTACAAGGTTTGAGTCCCAAGCAGAACCGCGATATTCCACCGCTGCGTTATGACGATGTCTATAGACTTAAGCAAGACTTCCCAGCGCTTACTATTGAAATCAATGGTGGTATCGAGACGATAGAAGATATCCAAGCGCACCTACAACAGGTCGATGGCGTGATGATTGGGCGGGCGTTTTATCATAACCCTTACCTATTAGCACAAACTAATATCTTATGGGGACAGCCTGTTCCTAAGCGCTCAGAGATTTTGGCGCAACTATATCCGCATCTGAGTCAGCAGGTTGCCCAGGGCGAGCCATTGTCAACGATGGCACGGCATTATTTAGGTCTGTTTCAAGGATTGACCGGCGCACGCAGATGGCGACAAGCCTTAAGCGGTAAGCCTCATTTAACTATTGAAGATATTGAAAGAGCAGCAGATGAAGTTTTGCAATTAAATCCTGATGCTTAA
- a CDS encoding CPBP family intramembrane glutamic endopeptidase has protein sequence MSNSNPTDILNNPLTPQSKRLPLFSRWGVLALIIAMVTAFFMSQLIGVYVAGKLLLPAASTSSVSDIFFFGSSDGTVVSVSIFISCLLLTALSVLIVRLKGSDVRRYLALTPFSLAIGLGMFGLLLLFMIGSEALTYLLDKSPLVFIDPLYESVNSVWLLIVAIVIVAPLYEELVFRGVLWSAIAEQFSEQRGAVIASIVTSVMFAIIHLQYGLYEISTLVVLALIFCYARIKSGSLLLPMLLHIINNGAAMWQYLAQAA, from the coding sequence ATGTCTAACTCTAATCCTACTGATATTTTAAATAACCCATTAACACCTCAGTCAAAGCGCCTGCCATTGTTTTCGCGCTGGGGCGTGTTGGCGCTGATAATAGCAATGGTTACTGCCTTTTTTATGAGTCAGTTGATAGGGGTTTATGTTGCCGGCAAGCTATTGCTACCTGCTGCCAGTACATCGTCAGTTAGCGACATATTCTTCTTTGGTAGCAGTGATGGCACAGTCGTTAGCGTTTCAATTTTTATCAGCTGTTTATTATTGACCGCGCTTAGCGTGTTGATTGTTCGTTTAAAAGGCAGTGATGTCCGGCGATATTTAGCACTCACACCGTTCTCATTAGCAATTGGTTTGGGAATGTTTGGCTTATTATTGTTATTTATGATTGGCAGTGAGGCGTTAACTTATTTGCTGGACAAATCGCCACTGGTTTTTATTGATCCTTTATATGAGTCAGTCAACTCAGTGTGGTTGTTGATTGTCGCCATAGTGATTGTCGCACCCCTATATGAAGAGCTGGTATTTCGCGGCGTATTGTGGTCAGCCATTGCTGAGCAGTTCTCAGAACAACGCGGCGCAGTAATTGCTAGTATCGTGACCAGCGTCATGTTTGCCATTATTCATCTGCAATATGGTCTATATGAAATCAGTACCCTTGTGGTATTGGCATTGATATTTTGCTACGCTCGTATCAAGTCGGGCTCGCTATTATTGCCGATGTTGCTACATATTATTAATAATGGCGCTGCGATGTGGCAGTATCTAGCACAAGCTGCTTAA
- a CDS encoding alpha/beta fold hydrolase → MSVIKSQTFASLPASKKTQKPVIHFAHANGMPSAVYQPFFEGLEAFFTIEYIPMLGDNPNYPVDDHWRSLTQQIIDSVKQTCEQHGVTQVVAIGHSLGGLCTLQALYRAPQYFSQAVLLDPPWLYGKTSFIWHLAKTADRLPLMNNRLMDKLSPAGISKNRRDVWDSREDAYDTLRHKGFFKSFDERSFQGYIEHGLHERADGKVTLAIPKASEVAVFRTNPSLYWLIPNCAPKPPVTLIIGKESLFLKRKFPQQIKARLGINYQTHEGGHMFPLEHPDSVSADVLDLIKQQLPS, encoded by the coding sequence ATGAGTGTTATTAAGTCACAGACCTTTGCGTCGCTGCCAGCATCTAAAAAAACGCAAAAGCCGGTCATTCATTTCGCTCATGCTAATGGTATGCCAAGCGCGGTCTATCAGCCGTTCTTCGAGGGCTTAGAGGCATTTTTTACCATTGAATATATTCCTATGCTAGGCGATAATCCCAATTATCCCGTGGATGATCATTGGCGCAGCTTAACGCAGCAAATTATTGATAGTGTGAAGCAAACTTGCGAGCAACATGGCGTGACGCAAGTAGTCGCTATTGGGCATTCACTGGGCGGCTTATGTACCTTGCAAGCGTTATACCGCGCGCCTCAATATTTTAGTCAAGCGGTGCTACTAGATCCACCTTGGCTTTATGGCAAGACCAGCTTCATATGGCATCTTGCTAAGACCGCTGATAGACTGCCGCTGATGAACAATCGATTAATGGATAAGTTATCACCAGCTGGGATATCCAAGAACCGCCGTGATGTCTGGGATAGCCGTGAAGACGCCTACGATACGCTACGTCATAAAGGCTTTTTTAAAAGTTTTGACGAGCGTAGCTTTCAAGGTTATATTGAGCATGGTCTACATGAGCGTGCTGATGGTAAAGTGACCTTAGCTATCCCTAAAGCTAGTGAAGTCGCTGTTTTTCGTACCAATCCATCGCTGTATTGGCTGATACCAAACTGCGCCCCTAAGCCACCAGTCACCTTAATAATTGGTAAGGAGAGTCTGTTTTTAAAACGCAAATTCCCACAGCAAATTAAGGCACGTTTGGGCATTAATTATCAGACTCATGAAGGTGGCCACATGTTCCCGCTTGAGCACCCAGACTCTGTATCTGCAGACGTTTTAGACTTGATTAAGCAGCAGCTGCCGTCTTAG
- the sppA gene encoding signal peptide peptidase SppA — MPNWPPDPNKHPENSANQPAPMQQQPSQPSGQEWRLIENTLLASVVEQRRARRWGIFFKLLTFGYILLVFLLLGRGCTSKAPTGLEGIDTSKPHLAVVELQGTISSGDVANAYDVNEALTHAFENSNSKAVALDINSPGGSPVQSDEIWQTMMDLRQEYPDKKLYAVIGDIGASGAYYIASAADEIYVNPSSLVGSIGVIMPSYNIEGLMDKVGVEDRTITAGEYKDILSLSRPLTDFEEKHVEKVLANTHKHFINAVKEGRGDRLKNPEQNKLFSGLFWTGEQSIALGLADETGSIASLEKQLELENVVNYTPTDPFAIFMDRFAVKMGAGIGSSIKLDVLPQEEGNAQMR; from the coding sequence ATGCCCAACTGGCCACCAGACCCTAATAAACATCCTGAAAATTCGGCAAACCAGCCAGCCCCCATGCAACAACAGCCAAGCCAGCCTAGTGGACAAGAATGGCGACTTATCGAAAATACCTTGTTGGCTAGTGTGGTAGAACAGCGCCGCGCAAGGCGTTGGGGTATCTTTTTTAAGCTACTGACCTTTGGTTATATTTTGTTGGTATTTTTACTACTAGGGCGTGGTTGCACCAGTAAAGCACCGACTGGCCTTGAAGGTATTGATACCAGTAAGCCACATTTGGCGGTGGTTGAACTGCAAGGTACGATCAGTAGCGGCGATGTGGCCAATGCTTATGATGTTAACGAAGCCTTGACCCACGCCTTTGAAAACAGCAACTCTAAAGCCGTGGCGCTGGATATAAACTCGCCTGGTGGCTCACCAGTACAGTCTGATGAAATCTGGCAAACCATGATGGATTTGCGCCAAGAGTATCCAGATAAGAAACTCTATGCCGTCATTGGTGATATCGGTGCTTCAGGTGCGTATTATATAGCGTCCGCAGCCGATGAAATCTATGTCAATCCATCAAGCTTAGTAGGCTCTATTGGCGTAATTATGCCAAGCTATAATATCGAAGGCCTCATGGATAAAGTAGGCGTTGAAGACCGCACTATTACTGCAGGCGAATATAAAGATATCTTGAGCCTATCGCGTCCGCTTACTGACTTTGAAGAAAAGCATGTCGAAAAAGTGCTGGCCAATACCCACAAGCATTTTATCAACGCCGTTAAAGAAGGTCGCGGTGATCGCTTGAAAAATCCTGAACAAAATAAACTGTTCTCAGGATTGTTTTGGACCGGTGAGCAATCTATTGCATTGGGCCTAGCGGATGAAACAGGCAGTATTGCTAGTTTAGAGAAGCAGCTTGAGCTTGAAAACGTCGTGAACTATACGCCAACAGATCCGTTCGCGATTTTTATGGATCGCTTCGCTGTCAAGATGGGTGCGGGCATCGGCTCAAGCATTAAGCTTGATGTGTTGCCACAAGAAGAAGGCAATGCACAGATGCGCTAG